The Methanofervidicoccus abyssi genome includes the window CGTTCAAGGTGAGAGGAATAGTACCTGGAGAAACCTCGGTAGAGGAACTGGAACACTTACTATCTCCACATAAGATAATAGAAAATATAGAGAAGGGAGATATTGTAGAGTTGATAGCAGGGCCTTTTAAAGGTGAGAGAGGTAGGGTTATAAGGGTGGATAAACATAAGGAAGAGGTGACCTTGGAGTTGATAGATGCGGCAGTTCCCATACCTGTAACAGTTGGTGTGGAACAGGTTAAAATAGTCTCAAAGAGTTCCTAAGTTTACAACGTAAGTTTTAAATAGAATGTAAAATTATAGAGATTATACAATTTAGAGGGGTGGCAAAAATGGGTACAGAAATAGTAGAAGTACTGATAACTGGAGGAAAGGCTACAGCAGGGCCTCCACTGGGTCCAGCTATAGGACCCTTGGGTATAAACGTCATGAAGGTAGTAAAGGAGATTAACGAGAAAACAAAGGCGTACGAAGGAATGAACGTCCCAGTTAAGATTATTGTAAATACTGACGATAAAACTTTCAAGATAGAGGTAGGTATACCTCCAACATCAGCACTTATAAAAAAGGAGTTGAACCTTGAAAAGGGCTCTTCAGAACCAAAGCACAATATAGTAGGTAACCTTACAATGGAACAGGCTGTAAAAATTGCTAAAATGAAGATGGACTCAATGCTCTCCTACACTTTGAAGAACGCTACAAAAGAAGTTATTGGAACTTGTGTATCTCTGGGAGTTACAGTAGATGGAAAAGATCCTAAGGAAGTGATAAAGTTGATAGAGAAAGGAGAATATGACGAGTACTTCAAAGAATAAATAATTTCTACCATTATATTCTTATTGTTTTATCTCTATTCATTAAGTAGTACTTGCTATTTTTTCTTCGTAGCCTGTGTTGAAACCTTTAAAAAGTATTGTTTTTGTTTTTTAATGATTAATTATTAGAAATGGCAAATAATAAAATAAAAATAACAGTAATAATTATAATATATTTAATAAAACATATATAGTATAATAATTAATTATTAAACAATTAATATTTAGGGTATGATGTTTTTATTTTTGGTATAAATTTTTTAAGGGGGGATTATGGATTCTGAAAAGATATTTATTATACAATCTATCTGCGAGGCAAAACTCTTTGATAAACTTAAATTGTTAATTTCTGGCAATGTTTCAAAGGTGTATAATATAAAAATAATAAATATCCTGAATCATTCTCATTATTTTTTAAAGATTATTGTAAAAACTACAAGTGACAAATGTAAAATGTTATGTGAAATTTTACAGGAATACGAATTTATCATCACGAATTGTCAGGAGATAGCATTTCCTTCATATCTTGTTAGAATATCAGGGGACATGGAAAAATGTTTAAATTTGCATAAGGAAATCTTAAATTCTTTTATAAACTCGGGGGCTCTTCCTATTAAATCTGAAATTATATCTGAAGATTTTATCACTGCTATCTGTGATATTGTAGTAACTAACAAAGATCCTTTAAAATGTACAAAATTTCTGGAGTTGATTAAAAAAGAAGATTTAACATACAAGGTGATACCTATAGAATCTTACGGATATTATTAATCATTATTAAATCTTATATTTAATAAGCAGGGTGGTTTGTTAATGGTCCTCCCCCTTTCATATCTAAAATCTCATAAATTAAAAAAACTCATTCTAAAGGGACACCTTTTAAAAGCCCAAAAGTTAATTGAAAGCGACATGTCTCTTTTAAAATATCTATTAGAATTTGTTGGATCTGAAGATACAAAATTATCTTCAAATTCTATATACCTTTTAACAAAGATAGTTTTAAAACATAAGATGAACCATAAAAAACTTTTACCTTATATAAAAAAGTTTTTGAATAGTGATTCCGATGAAATTGTATTGAATACTCTAATGTGTTTAAAGTTACTACTAAAAGAGAACCCGGATTATTTTAAATATGTTGAGAAAGAAATATACGAGCTTAATAGAAGATCTGTGAATGTATTGATAAGAGAAAATACCTGGGAACTGATAAAGAGTTATGGTGATATCAAAAAAATAGGTAATGTTAAACCTCAAAGGAGCTCTCTATACGAAAAACTTATAAAATTGAAGGAATCTATTAAACAACAGACATTAATTAAGAAGTTAATTGATTTAGGAGAATCTCTTCTTAACCTTTCTTCCGTTAAAAAATTAACAATCTCCGTAGAAAAGATAGAATCGTCCATAAAGAAAGAAGATTTAAAAGGGATGTTAAAACTTATTGAAAAGGGAAAATTGGAAGAACTAAGCCCATTGAATGTGGCATACTGTTTCTCTGTTTTAACAACTTTAGATAAAAAAGAAGAAATTGAAAAGTACATTGACAATGTTTTTAAATTGATCTTCAGTGATAACGAGATCATAAGAAACACCGCTCTTCACACAATTTACGAAATAACTAAAAAGTATCCAGATCTTATCTATAAAAGAATAGATACACTTAGGAATTACTGTAGAAAATATGGTAGAAACATACTGATTGAAGAGATATTTCAGGAACTTTCAAAGGCTATATAACTACATTCTGGAACTTTAGGACTTTTTACTTTTATTTTTTATTATTATTTAATTAAAACAGTATTTCTATTTTTGTTAGAGATTTTTTATCATTTTACTGTTTATAGGGAAACTTAGCAATAATATCTCTGAGAACCTCTTCACTGATGTACTCTCTATTCCCTACCTTAAAAACTTTCTCCTCAATGATCCTTCCAAATGGTATAACTGGGCACCTCTTCTCCACACATATATTCAAGATATCCTTTAAATTCTCCTCCTTAGTACTTACTATATAGGTCCCCAGGTATCTAGTGGAGCGGGGATAAGGTATAGCAGTTATCTCGGCACCTACCTTTGCCTTCACTATCATCTCAAGTATGTTACACAACCATCCCCCCCTGGAAGCATCCTTACAGGCGTTGATCTCAATACCTTTCTTCACTATACTCAAAAATGTATCGTACTTATTTTTAGCCCTCTGGATTCTCTCCCCGATATCTCCTTCTACAGGGTGTCCCAACATAAGTATAACATCTCCAACCTGGGCACCTCCATCTGTAATTACTTTATCACCTATCAATTCACCGAATACAACCACAGAGATACAGGAGTTTAAACTCTCTTCAGTTTGAGTGTTTCCTCCAACTATGGGGATATTTAAACCTAAGGACTGTCTTCTCAGCCCCTCTACAGCCATCTTTATTTCTTCCTCATTGTGGGCCTGGATTGCATCTAAGGCGTAGAGAGGCCTTGCCCCCATGGCTACAACATCACAGGAAGTATGTATAAGGGCAGTTTTTGAGCCCAACTTTAGGGGATAAGGCCCCTCAATGTTTATAACATTTTTACCTATTACTACGCTATCATCCCCTGCCCTAATACCCCTTATTAGATCTTTTACCTTAAGATCCATATCCCATAACCTTTTTCTTGGGTAATTTGTCTCCATCATGTGTTTTATGGCATGTTTTATTTCGTACTCTATACGTTCCATGTTATCATTCTCTGTTGTTATTTAACAGTAGAGTAATAATAAGAATCTTATAAAATAGTTATGATTAAAAAGAATAATATAAATTACCTATAATAAAAGTCAAATAAATAAAGAAATAACAGAAAAGAAAGATAAAAACTAAATATTTTATTTTATATTAGAATCCTAAAAATAAAGATAAACAATTGGTATAAAATATAAAAAGCTTATGTCATATACTCGAGAGATAAGGTGATATTTTTAATCCTTTTTAAGGAGTTTTCATTTGTTATTTGTTAATCTTTTACTATTTTTTATCCTAACTATTCTCCTTATTATTTTTTGTTGGGTATTTTTTATGGTTGTTATTAGTTTAAAATTTCTATATTTGTATGAAACAGGGTTATTAAAAACCATTATAACTCATTCTTTAAGGCCTTTCTCACCAGCTTAATACCTCTCTCTAGGAGATCCTTTGCAATAGTATTATCCTTCCCCTCAACTCTTATCCTTATATAGGGTTCAGTTCCAGAGGGTCTTATAAGTATCCATCCATTTTCCAAGTTAAACCTGGCTCCATCTACAGTCTCTGGAGTCCTTTGGAATATTCTCTCTCCGTACTCTATCACATACTTCATAACAGAGGATTTCTTACATTCTTCACAGGGTATCTTTTCTCTTAGATTTACATAGGATGGTACTTCATCTAAGAGGATACACAGTTTCTCATCGAAGTACTCCATCATCTCCAAAACTCTTAAACCAGATAGTATCCCATCTGGGGTTAGATGAACATCTCCATGGATCCAGGTACCAGAGGGTTCTCCTCCAAAGAGGGCGTTGTACTTAGACAGTGCCTGAGAGACTGCTACATCTCCAACCTTGGTTCTAACAACTTTAACTTTATCTCCCAGGTATTCATCTAAGGACATCGAGGCATCTACTGTAGTTATCACCACCTTACTCCCAGTCTTTTCCACAATATATTTAGAGAATATTGCAAGTAACTTGTCAAAATCTGCCATCCTTCCTCTTTCATCTATGGCCACCATCCTATCTCCATCTCCATCATGGGCTATCCCTATATAATTGCTCTCTCTCTCATTCAACCCTCTAACTACCTTCATCGTCTCCTGAAGGTTCTCTTTATTTGGCTCAGGCATTCTACCTACGAATCTCCCATCTAGGTGAGCATTTAGAGATATAACATGGGATCCGACATCTGTAAATAGATGGGGGGATATTACAGAACTTGCTCCGTTGGCACAGTCTACAACTACATTGAAACTTCTACTTATCGACAGGTGTTTAAGTATATGTTCCCTGTATTCCCTCAATGCGTTCTCATATCTTAACACTTCCCCAACAGAACTCCAATCAGCCCTTTTAAAGTTGTTTTTAGAGATTGTCTCCTCGATTTCCCTCTCTTCTTCGGGACTATAGGGAGTACCATCTCTGTTAAAGAGTTTTATACCATTATACTCTGGGGGATTATGAGAGGCAGTTATCATAACGCCTACTTCGAAATTCCTCGTGGAAAAACCTAAGGTTGGGGTAGGTACAATACCTATATCTATTACAGTAGCTCCCCCACTTAAGAGGCCTGCAGTTAATGCACTCTTTATTAGATCCCCAGTTGTCCTACTATCTCTGGCAACAACTACATCTTCTACCTTCTGAGATACAGCAAAACCTACCTTATAGGCTATCTGAGGATCTAAGTTTTTCATCCTTATACCAGAGGTTCCAAAGAGTCTCATAATATCAACCTGAGTTGTTAATGTTTTATTATAAGATAGAAAAAAAATAACTTTTGCAATATTTAACAATCTTGATTTTATTTCGTATATCATATTAATCTTAAAACAATAAAAAACAATAAATAAAAATATTTATAATAAAAATATTGTAAATCTTATAAATACGATAAAAAGAAGAAGTAGGTATATTAAATCTGAATTGTATAGTTATCTCTCAGCATACATGTCAGGTAAAAAATAGAAAAATAATATATAATAGTATTACTTATTATTTGGACACTTCTTTAAACTCACAGCAGTCATAACCATTGGCACAACACTTCGATTCTACAATTTTAACCTTCTTATTTAATATATCTTCTAAACATCCTGTTAGTACTCCCCTTTCAAAGTGACATACGGGTACGGGTTTACCAATGTTTGGGAGACCTGAACAGAATGCACACTCATATACACGAATTTTTATAGGATCTTCACTTACCAATTCTGGTATACCTATTCTTAAACTCTCAAAACATTCTATCATCTCATCTATGGATTTTACTCCCAATCTCTTTCCAAAATCTACTCCTGCATGGTACAGTTTCGACAATGCGTTAAATCCTAAGTACTTTACAAGAGAGAGGAGTACTGCTCTATACAGTACAATATCTATATATCTACCTAAGATGGGTCTATTAATATCACAAATTTCTTCAAAATCTATTGGTAGTTTATTGAATTTCTTACCTGTAGCGTTTTGTTGTTTTTCTTTTTCTTTAATATTGTTAATATTGAATAAATTAAATATTGTAAAATCTGTCATGGAAATCCTCTGGTGAATTTATGTAGGTAGTTAGGTTGTTATTTAGGTATATATAATTATAATAGTACCTATTAAAGTATAAATACTTTTTCGATAATTTATTAAAATTAATAATAAAATTAATTATAAACAGACAAAAAATGGGGAAACCATGGAGATGCCTAAGGAATATCCATTGGAACTGGAAAAGGTAGTGCAGAAGAAGTGGGAAGAGGAAGGTATCTACAGGTTTAAAAACGACAAAAATAAACCTCAATATATTATAGACACTCCACCACCATATCCTACGGGAAATATGCACTTAGGACATGCCTTAAACTGGACATACATGGATATAATAGCGAGATTTAAG containing:
- a CDS encoding transcription elongation factor Spt5; translated protein: MIYAVRTIAGQEKNVAEFLASKAEKEKIDIYSILATEDLKGYVLVEAPNRGAVEDLVRKTFKVRGIVPGETSVEELEHLLSPHKIIENIEKGDIVELIAGPFKGERGRVIRVDKHKEEVTLELIDAAVPIPVTVGVEQVKIVSKSS
- a CDS encoding 50S ribosomal protein L11 yields the protein MGTEIVEVLITGGKATAGPPLGPAIGPLGINVMKVVKEINEKTKAYEGMNVPVKIIVNTDDKTFKIEVGIPPTSALIKKELNLEKGSSEPKHNIVGNLTMEQAVKIAKMKMDSMLSYTLKNATKEVIGTCVSLGVTVDGKDPKEVIKLIEKGEYDEYFKE
- a CDS encoding AIR synthase related protein, translating into MERIEYEIKHAIKHMMETNYPRKRLWDMDLKVKDLIRGIRAGDDSVVIGKNVINIEGPYPLKLGSKTALIHTSCDVVAMGARPLYALDAIQAHNEEEIKMAVEGLRRQSLGLNIPIVGGNTQTEESLNSCISVVVFGELIGDKVITDGGAQVGDVILMLGHPVEGDIGERIQRAKNKYDTFLSIVKKGIEINACKDASRGGWLCNILEMIVKAKVGAEITAIPYPRSTRYLGTYIVSTKEENLKDILNICVEKRCPVIPFGRIIEEKVFKVGNREYISEEVLRDIIAKFPYKQ
- the glmM gene encoding phosphoglucosamine mutase; translation: MRLFGTSGIRMKNLDPQIAYKVGFAVSQKVEDVVVARDSRTTGDLIKSALTAGLLSGGATVIDIGIVPTPTLGFSTRNFEVGVMITASHNPPEYNGIKLFNRDGTPYSPEEEREIEETISKNNFKRADWSSVGEVLRYENALREYREHILKHLSISRSFNVVVDCANGASSVISPHLFTDVGSHVISLNAHLDGRFVGRMPEPNKENLQETMKVVRGLNERESNYIGIAHDGDGDRMVAIDERGRMADFDKLLAIFSKYIVEKTGSKVVITTVDASMSLDEYLGDKVKVVRTKVGDVAVSQALSKYNALFGGEPSGTWIHGDVHLTPDGILSGLRVLEMMEYFDEKLCILLDEVPSYVNLREKIPCEECKKSSVMKYVIEYGERIFQRTPETVDGARFNLENGWILIRPSGTEPYIRIRVEGKDNTIAKDLLERGIKLVRKALKNEL
- a CDS encoding V4R domain-containing protein, with protein sequence MTDFTIFNLFNINNIKEKEKQQNATGKKFNKLPIDFEEICDINRPILGRYIDIVLYRAVLLSLVKYLGFNALSKLYHAGVDFGKRLGVKSIDEMIECFESLRIGIPELVSEDPIKIRVYECAFCSGLPNIGKPVPVCHFERGVLTGCLEDILNKKVKIVESKCCANGYDCCEFKEVSK